One window of the Actinomyces wuliandei genome contains the following:
- a CDS encoding ubiquitin-like protein Pup, with product MSEFAQPSRARHDDPAPDDAPPPAPAGPARGQDLDSVLDVIDEVLAVDAQEFVRGFVQKGGQ from the coding sequence ATGAGTGAGTTCGCCCAGCCCTCGCGCGCCCGTCATGACGACCCCGCGCCCGACGACGCCCCGCCCCCGGCCCCCGCAGGGCCCGCCCGCGGCCAGGACCTTGACTCTGTGCTTGACGTCATCGACGAGGTCCTGGCGGTGGACGCCCAGGAGTTCGTGCGCGGCTTCGTCCAGAAGGGTGGCCAGTGA